A stretch of Trueperaceae bacterium DNA encodes these proteins:
- a CDS encoding DoxX family protein, producing MEPLLTVLRVLVAAAFVAAALVKLVLPPAALARVGMQVVAGLPRRTVVAVAALEGLGAAGLLAPSLLGAPPTLARLAAAGLAALMVGASWLQVTHRRSLGAAISIAMLTLAAALAVTPGTPLDPL from the coding sequence ATGGAGCCCCTCCTCACCGTCCTGCGGGTCCTCGTCGCCGCCGCCTTCGTCGCCGCCGCCCTCGTGAAGCTGGTGCTGCCCCCCGCCGCCCTCGCGCGCGTCGGGATGCAGGTCGTCGCGGGCCTGCCCCGCCGCACGGTCGTCGCCGTGGCGGCCCTCGAGGGGCTCGGCGCGGCCGGCCTCCTCGCGCCGAGCCTGCTGGGCGCGCCGCCGACGCTGGCGCGCCTCGCGGCCGCCGGATTGGCGGCGTTGATGGTCGGCGCGTCGTGGTTGCAGGTGACCCACCGCCGCTCGCTGGGGGCGGCGATCTCGATCGCGATGCTGACGCTCGCCGCGGCGTTGGCGGTGACGCCGGGCACGCCGCTGGATCCGCTGTGA
- a CDS encoding M20/M25/M40 family metallo-hydrolase: MSDAMDGAGAGPSPGAARLDTRDGLLDALIRIDSVNPALDPARAGEGELARFVAGWARARGLHVTWLEGTPGRPSVIVRSGDGAGGPARGGGRVLLNAHLDTVGVAGMEAPFVPREVDGRTYARGAMDMKASLAACLRAVEAAAGEARAGRLMGEVILTAVADEEHDSLGTREALAALAPEGPVDVAVVTEPTDLTLHVAHRGFAVVDVTFAGRASHTSRPADGVNAVTHLGRLLHAVERANAALAAGPAHPLLGAGAWQAVLASGGRELFTTPDRATASLERRTVPGERAAGAGGAEDEVRAWLAALAEDDPDVRAEVRTVVAREAFEAGEASPAAAHVAAAAEAVTGAAPARLGAPYWTDAALVADAGHPTVLYGPVGGGIHQPGEWVDRASVGVLEAVLGALVRRVAG; encoded by the coding sequence GTGAGCGACGCGATGGACGGGGCGGGGGCCGGGCCGTCGCCCGGGGCGGCCCGGCTCGATACGCGGGACGGGCTGCTGGACGCCCTGATCCGCATCGACTCCGTCAATCCGGCGCTCGACCCGGCCCGTGCGGGGGAGGGCGAGCTCGCGCGGTTCGTCGCCGGCTGGGCCCGCGCGCGCGGGCTGCACGTCACCTGGCTGGAGGGCACGCCCGGTCGGCCGAGCGTGATCGTGCGCAGCGGCGACGGGGCCGGCGGCCCGGCGCGGGGCGGGGGGCGGGTCCTGCTGAACGCGCACCTCGACACGGTCGGGGTGGCGGGCATGGAGGCGCCGTTCGTCCCGCGCGAGGTGGACGGCCGCACGTACGCGCGCGGCGCGATGGACATGAAGGCCAGCCTCGCCGCCTGCCTGCGGGCGGTCGAGGCGGCGGCGGGCGAGGCGCGCGCCGGACGCCTGATGGGGGAGGTGATCCTGACCGCCGTCGCGGACGAGGAGCACGACAGCCTCGGGACGCGCGAAGCGTTGGCGGCGCTCGCGCCGGAGGGTCCGGTCGACGTCGCGGTGGTGACGGAACCGACCGACCTGACGCTGCACGTCGCCCACCGCGGCTTCGCGGTCGTCGACGTGACGTTCGCCGGGCGCGCGTCGCACACGTCGCGTCCCGCCGACGGCGTGAACGCCGTGACGCACCTCGGGCGCCTCCTGCACGCCGTCGAGCGGGCGAACGCCGCCCTCGCGGCGGGTCCCGCCCACCCGCTCCTGGGGGCGGGCGCCTGGCAGGCGGTGCTCGCGTCGGGGGGCCGCGAGTTGTTCACGACGCCCGATCGCGCCACGGCGTCGCTCGAGCGGCGGACGGTGCCGGGCGAGCGGGCGGCGGGCGCCGGCGGCGCGGAGGACGAGGTGCGCGCGTGGTTGGCGGCGCTCGCCGAGGACGACCCGGACGTGCGCGCGGAGGTGCGGACGGTCGTGGCGCGCGAGGCGTTCGAGGCGGGGGAGGCCTCCCCCGCCGCCGCGCACGTCGCCGCCGCCGCGGAGGCGGTGACGGGGGCCGCCCCGGCGCGCCTCGGGGCGCCCTACTGGACCGACGCCGCCCTGGTGGCGGACGCCGGCCACCCGACGGTCCTGTACGGGCCCGTCGGGGGCGGCATCCACCAGCCGGGCGAGTGGGTGGACCGGGCCAGCGTCGGGGTGCTGGAGGCGGTGCTGGGCGCGCTCGTGCGCCGCGTCGCCGGCTGA